The following coding sequences are from one Microbacterium wangchenii window:
- a CDS encoding FtsW/RodA/SpoVE family cell cycle protein — protein MAAGTPLARPSAPADGVSTDTAVVRALKLLRVPQTQRNRELALLLFALVLNLAAVTLVDLGTGRTPGTDVALYGALPAALALALHVVLRLRARDADPFVLPIATLLTGLGIAEIYRIDIARDHLGWDASSTRQLAWSALAIGGAMALVLLLRNYRVLFRYTYLFGLAGVLLLLLPFVPGLGTNQNADVWVSVGGLFQFQPGELAKISLAIFFAGYLVRTRESLTSVGTRFLWMTWPRARELGPLLVIWLISLGIIVLQRDLGTGLLLFGMFVAMLYVATGKTSWVLIGVVLAGGGAFLASRVLPYVGARFSNWLDAFNPDLINGSSYQLVQGIFGLAQGGLIGTGLGQGRPYLTPLSQSDYILPSLGEELGLVGVFAILCLYMVFASRGVRIGLAGQDDFGKLLATGLSFTIALQVFIMVGGVTRLIPLTGLTTPFLTAGGSSLISNWLIVALLLRISDAVRSRPRVVIG, from the coding sequence ATGGCCGCCGGCACGCCTCTTGCCCGCCCGTCCGCTCCGGCCGACGGCGTGAGCACCGATACCGCCGTCGTGCGGGCGCTCAAGCTCCTGCGCGTCCCGCAGACCCAGCGCAACCGCGAGCTGGCGCTGCTGCTGTTCGCCCTCGTGCTCAACCTCGCCGCCGTGACGCTGGTCGATCTGGGCACCGGCCGCACGCCCGGCACCGATGTCGCCCTGTACGGCGCGCTCCCCGCCGCCCTCGCCCTCGCACTGCACGTCGTCCTGCGGCTGCGCGCGCGCGACGCCGACCCGTTCGTGCTCCCGATCGCGACGCTCCTGACGGGCCTGGGGATCGCCGAGATCTACCGCATCGACATCGCGCGCGACCACCTGGGGTGGGATGCCTCGTCGACGCGGCAGCTCGCGTGGTCGGCGCTCGCGATCGGCGGCGCGATGGCCCTGGTGCTCCTGCTGCGCAACTACCGTGTGCTGTTCCGCTACACGTATCTGTTCGGCCTGGCCGGCGTCCTGCTGCTCCTGCTGCCCTTCGTCCCGGGCCTGGGCACCAACCAGAATGCCGACGTGTGGGTCTCGGTCGGCGGCCTGTTCCAGTTCCAGCCGGGCGAGCTCGCGAAGATCTCGCTGGCGATCTTCTTCGCCGGCTACCTCGTGCGCACGCGCGAAAGCCTCACCTCCGTCGGCACCCGGTTCCTGTGGATGACGTGGCCGCGCGCGCGGGAGCTCGGCCCGCTGCTGGTCATCTGGCTGATCTCCCTCGGCATCATCGTGCTCCAGCGCGACCTCGGTACCGGACTGCTGCTGTTCGGCATGTTCGTGGCGATGCTGTACGTGGCCACCGGCAAGACGAGCTGGGTGCTCATCGGCGTCGTCCTCGCCGGCGGCGGCGCGTTCCTGGCCTCACGCGTGCTGCCCTACGTGGGCGCGCGCTTCTCGAACTGGCTGGATGCGTTCAACCCCGACCTCATCAACGGCAGCAGCTACCAGCTCGTGCAGGGCATCTTCGGCCTCGCCCAGGGCGGACTGATCGGCACGGGCCTGGGTCAGGGGCGGCCGTACCTGACGCCGCTGTCGCAGAGCGACTACATCCTGCCGAGCCTGGGCGAAGAGCTGGGGCTCGTGGGGGTCTTCGCGATCCTGTGCCTGTACATGGTGTTCGCCAGCCGCGGCGTGCGGATCGGCCTGGCCGGACAGGACGACTTCGGCAAGCTCCTGGCCACGGGGCTGTCGTTCACTATCGCGCTGCAGGTGTTCATCATGGTCGGCGGCGTCACGCGGCTGATCCCCCTGACCGGCCTGACCACACCGTTCCTCACCGCGGGAGGATCCTCGCTCATCTCCAACTGGCTCATCGTCGCGCTCCTCCTGCGCATCTCCGACGCCGTGCGCAGCCGACCCCGGGTGGTGATCGGATGA
- a CDS encoding PP2C family protein-serine/threonine phosphatase, translating to MVFQGSSAAISHTGKVRSNNQDSGYAGSNLFVVADGMGGHAGGDVASSLAIARLALLDQPFSSTAEAELALRDSIADTATELIETVGRRPELAGMGTTVSALVMVDDYAVIAHIGDSRIYLYREGALTQITTDHTFVQRLVDSGRITPEEARYHPRRSVLMRVLGDMDPDPEVDTFIMPTQPGDRWLLCSDGLSGVLDDAHTAKALSQGLAPGRTADLLLKHALDGGAPDNVTIVIVDVGGQHPVFLGTPSIVGSASNPIGVEVPAARPGRSSWLHPNRQAANEPTHFEPDAEFLEELIEEDRRRARRRRIGWIVGFVLVLAAIAAALAVGYNWTQTRYYIGADDDTVVVYRGVQQSIGPIPLSTPHEDTGIALADLPDFERATVERTISARSLSDAELIVDRLREMAGAEN from the coding sequence ATGGTCTTCCAGGGCTCGAGCGCCGCCATCTCACACACCGGCAAGGTGCGCTCCAACAACCAGGACTCCGGCTACGCCGGGTCGAACCTGTTCGTCGTGGCCGACGGCATGGGCGGCCACGCGGGCGGAGATGTCGCCTCGAGCCTCGCGATCGCCCGGCTCGCGCTCCTCGACCAGCCGTTCTCCTCCACCGCCGAAGCAGAGCTGGCGTTGCGCGACTCGATCGCCGACACCGCGACCGAGCTGATCGAGACCGTCGGCCGCCGCCCTGAGCTGGCCGGTATGGGCACGACCGTCAGCGCGCTGGTCATGGTCGACGACTACGCCGTCATCGCCCACATCGGCGACTCCCGCATCTACCTCTACCGCGAGGGCGCGCTCACTCAGATCACGACCGACCACACGTTCGTCCAGCGCCTCGTGGACTCCGGCCGCATCACGCCCGAGGAGGCGCGCTACCACCCGCGCCGCTCGGTGCTCATGCGCGTGCTGGGCGACATGGACCCCGACCCCGAGGTCGACACGTTCATCATGCCGACGCAGCCGGGAGACCGGTGGCTGCTGTGCTCCGACGGTCTGTCGGGAGTGCTGGATGATGCGCACACGGCCAAGGCGCTGAGCCAGGGCCTCGCCCCCGGTCGCACCGCCGACCTGCTGCTCAAGCACGCTCTGGACGGCGGCGCCCCCGACAACGTCACGATCGTGATCGTCGACGTCGGCGGCCAGCATCCGGTGTTCCTGGGCACACCCTCGATCGTCGGCTCGGCGTCGAACCCCATCGGCGTGGAGGTGCCCGCCGCCCGCCCCGGGCGCAGCAGCTGGCTGCACCCGAACCGTCAGGCCGCCAACGAGCCGACGCACTTCGAGCCGGATGCGGAGTTCCTCGAGGAGCTCATCGAGGAGGACCGTCGACGGGCGCGGCGGCGCCGCATCGGGTGGATCGTCGGATTCGTCCTGGTGCTGGCCGCCATCGCCGCCGCACTGGCCGTCGGCTACAACTGGACGCAGACCCGCTACTACATCGGCGCCGACGACGACACCGTGGTCGTGTACCGCGGCGTCCAGCAGTCGATCGGCCCCATCCCCCTGTCCACCCCGCACGAAGACACCGGCATCGCCCTGGCGGATCTGCCCGACTTCGAACGCGCCACCGTCGAGCGCACGATCTCGGCGCGCTCACTGTCCGACGCGGAGCTGATCGTGGATCGCCTGCGCGAGATGGCGGGAGCGGAGAACTGA
- a CDS encoding FHA domain-containing protein FhaB/FipA: MSELTLLLLRIGFLLLLWFFVFAVVYSLRADLFGVKVRKLPEPAPAAAAAATAGPAGVTEPVGRPAPASKARDAAPGGAATTSTVSRIVITSGPKAGVELPLGNEPLTIGRSSESALVIRDDYTSSHHARLVLWGDKWMIQDLDSTNGTFHDGTRVAAPVPVKIGAPIKVGATTFELRK, from the coding sequence GTGAGCGAACTCACCCTCCTGCTGCTGCGCATCGGATTCCTGCTGCTGCTGTGGTTCTTCGTCTTCGCCGTCGTCTACTCGCTGCGCGCCGATCTGTTCGGCGTCAAGGTGCGGAAACTCCCCGAGCCCGCCCCGGCAGCGGCAGCGGCCGCCACCGCGGGGCCGGCGGGCGTCACCGAGCCGGTGGGACGTCCCGCGCCGGCCTCGAAGGCGAGGGATGCTGCGCCCGGGGGTGCCGCGACGACCAGCACCGTCTCCCGCATCGTCATCACGAGCGGACCGAAGGCCGGTGTCGAGCTGCCCCTGGGCAACGAGCCGCTCACGATCGGCCGGTCCAGCGAGTCGGCCCTCGTCATCCGCGACGACTACACCTCCAGCCACCACGCGCGCCTCGTGCTGTGGGGCGACAAGTGGATGATCCAGGACCTGGATTCCACCAACGGCACGTTCCATGACGGCACCCGCGTGGCCGCTCCCGTCCCGGTGAAGATCGGTGCGCCCATCAAGGTCGGCGCGACGACCTTCGAGCTGCGGAAGTAA
- a CDS encoding FhaA domain-containing protein: protein MGLLDSFEKGLERAVNSAFAKTFRSGIQPVEIASALRSELDKKAAVVSRDRILAPNTFTVRLSPTDDERMAQLGAALGDELDTLVKAHARTQGYSFAGPVGISLTRDESLSTGTLRVDSETAAGTVSWRGVVDIDGQRHPLVKARTVIGRGSDADITIPDAGTSRRHVEILWDGERAMVRDLKSTNGTQLNGQKISEAPLPPDSTVTIGRTDIVFRVVPQAAPARPRSADADATRAFGLPERGPSA from the coding sequence GTGGGACTACTCGACAGTTTCGAGAAGGGTCTCGAACGCGCTGTCAACAGCGCCTTCGCGAAGACCTTCCGCAGCGGCATCCAGCCCGTGGAGATCGCTTCCGCCCTGCGCAGCGAACTCGACAAGAAGGCCGCGGTGGTCAGCCGCGACCGCATCCTGGCCCCCAACACCTTCACGGTGCGCCTCTCCCCCACCGACGACGAACGGATGGCGCAGCTCGGCGCCGCGCTCGGCGATGAGCTCGACACCCTCGTGAAAGCGCACGCCCGCACGCAGGGCTATTCGTTCGCCGGGCCGGTGGGCATCTCCCTCACGCGAGACGAGTCGCTCTCCACCGGCACGCTCCGCGTGGACTCGGAAACGGCCGCCGGCACGGTGTCGTGGCGCGGGGTGGTGGACATCGACGGGCAGCGGCATCCGCTCGTGAAGGCACGCACCGTGATCGGGCGCGGCAGCGACGCCGACATCACGATCCCGGATGCGGGCACCAGCCGCCGGCACGTGGAGATCCTGTGGGACGGCGAGCGCGCCATGGTGCGCGACCTGAAGTCCACCAACGGCACGCAGCTGAACGGCCAGAAGATCTCCGAAGCCCCGCTGCCCCCCGATTCCACCGTCACGATCGGCCGCACCGACATCGTCTTCCGCGTGGTCCCGCAGGCGGCGCCGGCCCGTCCGCGCAGCGCCGACGCGGACGCGACGCGTGCGTTCGGCCTGCCCGAGAGGGGTCCCTCCGCGTGA
- a CDS encoding GNAT family N-acetyltransferase — protein sequence MAHIDLRDLDDDDLDAVGAVLIDPDEVAPAGVGAADRDGIDEWVARQRQDPDAWIKVVTESGAFAGAAAAYTVDGEREVAWWIAPHARGREVGGHAVRLLATLEPERPLYARVPASESPPEAMLERIGFTPATPSADGALRYVLPPTLE from the coding sequence GTGGCCCACATCGATCTGCGCGACCTCGACGACGACGATCTGGACGCCGTGGGCGCAGTTCTGATCGATCCGGACGAGGTCGCTCCTGCCGGTGTGGGCGCCGCCGATCGGGACGGGATCGATGAGTGGGTGGCCCGGCAGCGGCAGGATCCGGACGCCTGGATCAAGGTCGTGACCGAGAGTGGCGCCTTCGCCGGAGCAGCGGCCGCGTACACCGTCGACGGCGAGCGCGAAGTGGCGTGGTGGATCGCCCCGCACGCGCGCGGGCGAGAAGTGGGCGGCCATGCCGTACGTCTGCTCGCGACCCTGGAGCCGGAGCGGCCGCTGTACGCGCGGGTGCCCGCATCCGAGTCGCCGCCGGAGGCCATGCTCGAGCGGATCGGGTTCACCCCGGCGACGCCATCCGCCGACGGCGCCCTCCGCTACGTCCTGCCTCCGACGCTCGAGTAG
- a CDS encoding cold-shock protein: MSTQGTVKWFNSEKGFGFIAPDEGGADVFAHYTAIEASGYRSLEENQRVEFEIAQGPKGLQAENIRPI, encoded by the coding sequence ATGAGCACCCAGGGCACGGTCAAGTGGTTCAACTCGGAGAAGGGGTTCGGTTTCATCGCGCCCGATGAGGGCGGCGCGGATGTGTTCGCCCACTACACGGCGATCGAGGCGTCGGGATACCGCTCGCTCGAGGAGAATCAGCGCGTCGAATTCGAGATCGCACAGGGCCCCAAGGGCCTGCAGGCGGAGAACATCCGCCCGATCTGA
- a CDS encoding bifunctional lysylphosphatidylglycerol flippase/synthetase MprF produces the protein MGEQPKWAGRIRQLAGRIPATLALVAVVTAGGVVTQGLWSPLIDSPLWESIAYGVPALEAGRWWTPLTGSFFLARPWVYAVALTGFAGMAYLEYRRGSRVALTYFVVGQLFAVLGTMLLLWLCAMLTWPWAQEQAAALDAGPSGGTMACIAAAVSLFAPPWRLRAWVALVAIVLLMVLFSGSLADLEHLLGVALVLAVDRSLRPQRVTVREQRLIAFVLMLGLGAIQIVTLLVPTDGPFGRTAPLATSWVDVVVDVVVVVGVAHGMRRGRRWAWVVSVVLTSVNVLFGVALMILISALGVDTVEAAIDSDVSVALATSVLAAVTLGYLVEVRGAFRARRRAHIGQGARPTTDEVKDEIRRHGGGTLSWMTTWDGNQYARAAGGIVAYQRRAGVALALADPVGPAASRADAVRVFIRDAERAGLVPCFFSAGEATRAAVPRGWRSFVVADDAIVDLPGLRFRGKAWGDVRTALNRAGREGMKFRMTRLRDEPWGIQQQLRAISESWVAEKGLPEMGFTLGTLQEAGDPEVRVALAVSAVGDVDGFLSWLPVYGEGRVRGWTLDLMRRRQGGFGPVMEYLIGSSAALFAEEGAEIMSLSGAPLTHPPGSGAIAEVTTWVAGLIEPVYGFASLHRFKQKFQPRYEQMYLLYRDEADLTRIAAALTRAYLPTATLRQFADAGRELVRGAH, from the coding sequence ATGGGCGAGCAGCCGAAGTGGGCCGGCCGCATCCGGCAACTCGCCGGGCGCATCCCCGCCACGCTCGCGCTCGTGGCCGTCGTCACCGCCGGCGGTGTCGTGACGCAGGGGCTGTGGTCGCCCCTCATCGACTCCCCGCTGTGGGAGAGCATCGCCTACGGCGTGCCCGCTCTGGAGGCGGGCCGGTGGTGGACGCCGCTGACGGGCTCGTTCTTCCTCGCCCGCCCGTGGGTGTACGCCGTCGCCCTCACCGGATTCGCGGGCATGGCGTATCTGGAGTACCGGCGCGGATCGCGGGTCGCGCTGACCTACTTCGTGGTCGGCCAGCTGTTCGCGGTCCTCGGCACCATGCTGCTCCTGTGGCTGTGTGCGATGCTGACGTGGCCGTGGGCGCAGGAGCAGGCGGCCGCCCTGGATGCGGGGCCCTCGGGTGGCACGATGGCCTGCATCGCCGCGGCGGTCAGCCTGTTCGCCCCGCCGTGGCGCCTGCGCGCGTGGGTCGCCCTGGTGGCGATCGTCCTCCTCATGGTGCTGTTCTCCGGCTCGCTCGCCGACCTCGAGCATCTCCTCGGCGTGGCCCTCGTCCTGGCCGTGGACCGGTCGCTGCGTCCCCAGCGGGTGACCGTGCGCGAGCAGCGCCTCATCGCCTTCGTCCTCATGCTGGGTCTGGGCGCGATCCAGATCGTGACGCTCCTCGTTCCCACCGACGGCCCCTTCGGCCGCACGGCGCCCCTCGCGACCTCATGGGTGGATGTCGTCGTCGACGTCGTGGTGGTCGTCGGGGTGGCCCACGGGATGCGGCGGGGCCGGCGCTGGGCGTGGGTGGTCAGCGTCGTGCTGACCTCCGTCAACGTGCTGTTCGGGGTGGCGCTGATGATCCTGATCTCCGCCCTCGGCGTCGACACGGTGGAAGCGGCCATCGACTCGGACGTGAGCGTGGCGCTGGCGACCTCGGTGCTGGCAGCGGTGACGCTCGGCTATCTCGTCGAGGTCCGCGGCGCGTTCCGCGCGCGGCGCAGGGCGCACATCGGCCAGGGTGCGCGTCCGACCACCGACGAGGTGAAGGACGAGATCCGCCGCCACGGCGGCGGGACGCTGTCGTGGATGACGACGTGGGACGGCAACCAGTACGCCCGGGCCGCGGGCGGGATCGTCGCATATCAGCGCAGGGCAGGAGTCGCGCTGGCTCTGGCGGATCCGGTCGGGCCCGCCGCATCCCGTGCCGACGCGGTGAGGGTGTTCATCCGCGACGCCGAGCGCGCGGGGCTCGTCCCATGCTTCTTCAGTGCCGGAGAAGCCACCCGCGCCGCCGTGCCGCGGGGGTGGCGGAGCTTCGTCGTGGCCGACGATGCGATCGTCGACCTGCCCGGCCTCCGGTTCAGGGGCAAGGCATGGGGCGATGTGCGGACGGCGCTGAACCGTGCGGGGCGGGAGGGGATGAAGTTCCGGATGACGCGCCTGCGCGACGAGCCGTGGGGCATCCAGCAGCAGCTGCGGGCCATCTCGGAGAGCTGGGTGGCCGAGAAGGGGCTGCCCGAGATGGGATTCACCCTGGGGACGCTGCAGGAGGCGGGCGACCCGGAGGTGCGCGTCGCTCTCGCCGTTTCGGCGGTGGGCGATGTCGACGGCTTCCTCTCCTGGTTGCCGGTGTACGGCGAGGGGCGCGTGCGCGGCTGGACGCTCGACCTCATGCGCCGTCGCCAGGGCGGATTCGGCCCGGTGATGGAGTACCTCATCGGCTCGTCCGCCGCTCTGTTCGCGGAGGAGGGGGCGGAGATCATGTCGCTGTCGGGGGCGCCGCTCACGCATCCGCCCGGTTCCGGCGCGATCGCGGAGGTGACCACGTGGGTCGCGGGTCTGATCGAGCCGGTGTACGGCTTCGCGTCGCTGCACCGCTTCAAGCAGAAGTTCCAGCCGCGCTACGAGCAGATGTATCTGCTCTATCGGGACGAGGCCGACCTCACCCGCATCGCCGCGGCGCTCACGCGCGCGTATCTGCCCACCGCGACGCTGCGGCAGTTCGCCGACGCCGGGCGCGAGCTCGTGCGTGGCGCACACTGA
- a CDS encoding HAD hydrolase-like protein, whose amino-acid sequence MPTRSPWSCILWDVDGTIVDASEGILRRLTTTLEHFGLQPPTRGELAHWIGPPMFESFQTNVGMTPEQSTEAVTFYRGLNKAEGYTSSAKLFPGVADVIAALGAAGVPQATASSKPEVQVSALMDHFGLTQYFTAVVGATPDERTLSAKSDIVAEALRRLSAAGVDISRPVLVGDRHHDVEGAAEHGVPVIFVRWGFSWPHEADGAQAAVDDADELARLLLLPDSPA is encoded by the coding sequence ATGCCCACGCGCTCACCCTGGTCGTGCATCCTCTGGGATGTGGACGGCACCATCGTCGACGCCTCGGAGGGAATCCTCCGGCGCCTGACCACCACCCTCGAGCACTTCGGGCTGCAGCCGCCCACGCGCGGCGAGCTGGCGCACTGGATCGGACCGCCGATGTTCGAGTCGTTCCAGACGAACGTCGGGATGACCCCCGAGCAGTCCACCGAGGCGGTGACGTTCTACCGCGGACTCAACAAAGCAGAGGGATACACCTCCAGCGCCAAGCTCTTCCCCGGCGTGGCGGACGTGATCGCCGCACTGGGCGCCGCCGGCGTCCCGCAGGCCACGGCCAGCTCCAAGCCCGAGGTGCAGGTCTCCGCCCTCATGGACCACTTCGGGCTCACGCAGTACTTCACCGCCGTGGTGGGTGCCACACCGGATGAGCGCACACTGAGCGCGAAATCCGACATCGTCGCCGAGGCGCTGCGGCGCCTGTCCGCGGCCGGCGTGGACATCAGCCGGCCCGTTCTCGTCGGCGACCGCCACCACGACGTCGAAGGCGCCGCCGAGCACGGCGTACCCGTCATCTTCGTCCGCTGGGGATTCAGCTGGCCGCACGAGGCCGACGGCGCCCAGGCCGCGGTCGACGACGCCGACGAACTGGCCCGGCTGCTCCTGCTTCCCGACTCCCCCGCATAG
- the nucS gene encoding endonuclease NucS: MRLVIARCSVHYTGRLNAHLPLATRLLVHKGDGSLLVHSDGGSYKPLNWMSPPCTLTAEEPDAADLEDGVTQRWRVTHAKSGDALLVRIHEILHDTSHDLGVDPGLVKDGVEADLQRLLAEQVALVGDGLTLVRREYPTAIGPVDLLLRDPAGGTIAVEVKRRGDIDGVEQLTRYLELLGRDPHLAPVTGVFAAQEIKPQARVLATDRGIRCLTLDYAEMKGIESGAPRLF, from the coding sequence GTGCGTCTCGTCATCGCCCGCTGCTCCGTCCACTACACCGGACGGCTCAACGCGCACCTGCCCCTGGCCACCCGCCTGCTCGTGCACAAGGGCGACGGCAGCCTCCTCGTGCACTCCGACGGCGGATCGTACAAGCCGCTGAACTGGATGAGCCCGCCCTGCACGCTCACGGCCGAGGAGCCGGATGCGGCCGACCTCGAGGACGGCGTCACCCAGCGCTGGCGCGTCACCCACGCCAAGTCCGGCGATGCGCTGCTCGTGCGCATCCACGAGATCCTGCACGACACCTCGCACGACCTCGGCGTGGACCCCGGCCTGGTCAAGGACGGCGTGGAGGCTGACCTGCAGCGCCTGCTCGCCGAACAGGTCGCCCTCGTCGGCGACGGCCTGACCCTCGTGCGCCGCGAGTACCCGACCGCCATCGGCCCGGTCGACCTCCTGCTGCGCGACCCGGCCGGGGGGACCATCGCCGTGGAGGTCAAGCGCCGCGGCGACATCGACGGCGTCGAGCAGCTCACGCGCTACCTCGAGCTGCTCGGACGCGATCCGCACCTCGCCCCCGTCACCGGCGTCTTCGCCGCTCAGGAGATCAAGCCGCAGGCCCGCGTGCTGGCCACCGACCGCGGCATCCGCTGTCTCACGCTCGACTACGCCGAGATGAAGGGGATCGAATCCGGCGCCCCCCGCCTGTTCTGA
- a CDS encoding tryptophan synthase subunit alpha has translation MANRLRHRLAQARAERRGMLMGFLPAGYPDPDRFRRAAGAAFEAGLDALEVSMPGPAPALDGPLIQAAALQASHHLGSIAEALELAASSRRDPGDSIIALAYARTLERLPAEEFLDALAAADIDGVLLPQHPVAEQLRIGALARERGIEPVVFLHLQEDLALLSSGVFPDPFIYLQSAEGQTGGRFNAAKAAERLGELAEAFGQRPYGVCVGFGVRGYEEVQRLMIAGADGAIIGTRLVAAANEGPEEVAAIVDEVAPILVRRDEVRA, from the coding sequence GTGGCCAACCGCCTGAGACACCGGCTGGCGCAGGCACGCGCCGAGCGCCGCGGCATGCTGATGGGCTTCCTGCCCGCCGGCTATCCCGACCCCGACCGCTTCCGCCGGGCCGCCGGTGCCGCGTTCGAGGCCGGGTTGGACGCGCTGGAAGTGAGCATGCCCGGGCCGGCACCCGCGCTGGACGGACCCCTCATCCAGGCCGCCGCCCTGCAGGCCTCGCACCACCTCGGCTCGATCGCGGAGGCGCTCGAGCTGGCCGCCTCCAGCCGCCGCGACCCGGGGGATTCGATCATCGCCCTCGCGTACGCCCGCACGCTGGAGCGCCTCCCCGCCGAGGAGTTCCTCGACGCGCTCGCCGCCGCCGACATCGACGGCGTGCTGTTGCCGCAGCATCCGGTCGCCGAGCAGCTCCGGATCGGCGCCCTGGCGCGTGAGCGGGGCATCGAGCCGGTGGTCTTCCTGCACCTGCAGGAGGACCTCGCGCTGCTCTCGTCGGGGGTGTTCCCCGACCCCTTCATCTACCTGCAGTCCGCCGAGGGCCAGACCGGCGGCCGCTTCAATGCGGCCAAGGCCGCCGAGCGCCTCGGTGAGCTGGCGGAGGCGTTCGGCCAGCGCCCGTACGGGGTGTGCGTCGGCTTCGGCGTGCGTGGCTACGAAGAGGTGCAGCGACTCATGATCGCCGGCGCGGACGGCGCGATCATCGGCACGCGCCTGGTCGCCGCCGCCAACGAGGGTCCGGAGGAGGTGGCGGCGATCGTCGACGAGGTCGCGCCCATCCTCGTGCGCCGGGACGAGGTGCGCGCATGA